A portion of the Symphalangus syndactylus isolate Jambi chromosome 13, NHGRI_mSymSyn1-v2.1_pri, whole genome shotgun sequence genome contains these proteins:
- the DENND1C gene encoding DENN domain-containing protein 1C isoform X7: MRWEHVLIPTLPPHLLDYCCAPMPYLIGVHASLVERVREKALEDVVVLNVDANTLETTFNDVQALPPDVVSLLRLRLRKVALAPGEGVSRLFLKAQALLFGGYRDALVCSPGQPVTFSEEAFLAQRPGAPLQAFHRRAVHLQLFKQFIEARLEKLNKGEGFSDQFEQEITGCGASSGALRSYQLWADNLKKGGGALLHSVKAKTQPAVKNMYRSAKSGLKGVQSLLMYKDGDSVLQRGGSLRAPALTSRSDRLQQRLPITQHFGQNRPLRPSRRHQLEEGPSEPPGAGTPPLSPEDEGCPWAEEALDSSFLGSGEELDLLSEILDSLRVGAKSAGSLRPSQSLDCCHRGDLDSCFSLPNIPRWQPDDKKLSEPEPQPLSLPSLQNASSLDATSSSKDPRSQLIPSESDQEVTSPSPSSTASADPSSWGDPEPSPPTKPLILHLAPSHKAAEDSTAQENPTSWLSTAPTEPSPPESPQILAPTKPNFDVAWTSQPLDPSSDPSSLEDPRAQPPKALPAEHTHLQPLEEPGALNSPATPTSNWQKPQPSSRPRVADLKKCFEG, from the exons ATGCGCTGGGAGCACGTGCTGATCCCCACGCTGCCCCCACACCTGCTGGACTACTGCTG CGCGCCCATGCCCTACCTCATTGGAGTGCACGCCAGTCTTGTCGAG AGAGTACGAGAAAAAGCCCTGGAGGACGTCGTGGTGCTGAACGTGGACGCCAATACCTTGGAGACGACCTTTAACGATGTGCAGGCGCTGCCTCCAGATGTG GTGTCCCTGCTGAGGCTCCGGCTCAGGAAGGTCGCCCTGGCCCCCGGGGAAGGGGTGTCCCGTCTCTTCCTCAAAGCCCAGGCCCTGCTCTTCGGGGGCTACCGCGACGCACTCGTCTGCAGCCCG GGCCAGCCAGTGACCTTCAGTGAAGAAGCCTTCTTGGCCCAGAGGCCTGGGGCACCTCTGCAGGCCTTCCACCGGCGGGCTGTGCACCTGCAGCTGTTTAAACAG TTCATCGAAGCCCGACTGGAGAAGCTCAACAAGGGGGAGGGCTTCTCAGATCAATTCGAGCAGGAGATCACTGGCTGCGGGGCCTCCTCAG GGGCCCTTCGATCCTATCAGCTCTGGGCCGACAATCTAAAG AAAGGTGGTGGTGCTCTCCTGCACTCAGTCAAGGCCAAGACCCAACCAGCCGTCAAGAATATGTACCGCTCG GCCAAGAGTGGCTTGAAGGGGGTGCAGAGCCTTCTAATGTATAAG GATGGGGACTCTGTCCTGCAGAGGGGGGGCTCTCTGAGGGCCCCAGCCCTCACCAGCCGCTCAGACCGCCTGCAGCAACGCCTCCCAATCACTCAGCACTTTGGACAG AACCGGCCCCTTCGCCCCAGCAGGAGACACCAGCTGGAAGAGGGACCTTCCGAGCCCCCAGGGGCGGG GACACCCCCGCTGAGCCCTGAGGATGAGGGGTGCCCGTGGGCAGAAGAAGCTCTGGACAGCAGCTTCTTGGGGTCTGGAGAAGAACTGGATTTGTTGAGCGAGATTCTGGACAGTCTTCGCGTGGGAGCCAAGAGCGCAGGCAGCCTGAGACCGAGCCAGAGTTTAGACTGCTGTCACAGAGGAGACCTGGACAGCTGCTTCAGCCTG CCCAATATACCAAGATGGCAACCAGACGATAAGAAACTATCAGAGCCGGAGCCCCAGCCCCTGTCCCTGCCATCCCTGCAAAACGCCTCGTCTTTGGATGCCACCAGCTCTTCAAAGGACCCCAGGTCCCAGCTGATACCCTCAGAGTCCGACCAAGAAGTCACCTCTCCATCCCCGTCCTCAACAGCTTCTGCAGACCCAAGCAGCTGGGGGGACCCCGAACCCTCTCCTCCCACAAAGCCCCTAATTCTTCATCTCGCCCCTTCCCACAAGGCAGCTGAAGATTCTACAGCCCAGGAAAACCCCACTTCCTGGCTCTCCACCGcacccactgagcccagccctccAGAAAGCCCCCAAATTCTGGCCCCCACAAAGCCCAACTTTGATGTAGCCTGGACGTCCCAGCCCCTTGATCCTTCCTCAGACCCCAGTTCTCTGGAGGACCCCAGAGCCCAGCCTCCCAAGGCCCTGCCAGCAGAGCACACTCACCTCCAGCCACTCGAGGAACCAGGAGCCCTGAATTCCCCTGCTACACCCACCAGCAACTGGCAAAAGCCCCAGCCCAGCAGCCGGCCCAGAGTCGCTGATCTTAAGAAGTGCTTTGAGGGCTAA